From Streptomyces sp. Edi4, one genomic window encodes:
- a CDS encoding helix-turn-helix transcriptional regulator, with protein sequence MSDDWGVDPDDEACAVATAVGRQLKLWRETAGLTAAEFGAAIGYGEDLVFKVEGGRRIPRPEYLDKAEHVLDAGGRLAAMKEDVAVARYPKKVRDLAKLEAEAVELGMYANHNIHGLLQTEQYARALLRTRRPAYSSGELERMVAARMARSSVFDRSSGPELSFVQEEVTLRRPIGGASVLRQQLQRLLEVSELPNVELQVMPTCRGDHPGTAGLIEVLKFGNGSALGRGDGKFGGRPISDPGQLRILELRYGIIRAQALTPEESRVFIERVLGET encoded by the coding sequence ATGAGTGACGACTGGGGCGTGGACCCGGACGACGAGGCATGTGCGGTGGCGACGGCGGTCGGGCGCCAGCTGAAACTCTGGCGGGAGACCGCCGGGTTGACGGCGGCGGAGTTCGGCGCGGCGATCGGCTACGGCGAGGACCTGGTCTTCAAGGTGGAGGGCGGCCGCCGGATTCCCCGCCCGGAGTACCTGGACAAGGCCGAGCACGTCCTCGACGCGGGGGGCCGCCTGGCGGCCATGAAGGAGGACGTGGCCGTCGCCCGGTATCCGAAGAAGGTGCGTGACTTGGCCAAGCTGGAAGCGGAAGCTGTGGAGCTGGGCATGTACGCCAACCACAACATTCACGGGCTGTTGCAGACGGAGCAGTACGCCCGGGCGTTGCTCCGGACGCGCCGACCCGCGTACTCATCAGGCGAGCTGGAACGGATGGTCGCCGCAAGGATGGCCCGGAGCTCGGTCTTCGATCGCTCTTCGGGCCCCGAGCTCAGCTTCGTACAGGAGGAAGTTACGCTTCGGCGCCCGATCGGAGGAGCTTCGGTGCTCCGGCAGCAGCTTCAACGCCTGCTGGAGGTCAGCGAGTTGCCTAACGTAGAGCTTCAGGTGATGCCGACGTGCCGCGGTGACCATCCCGGGACGGCCGGCTTGATCGAGGTATTGAAGTTCGGAAACGGTTCGGCTCTGGGACGGGGGGATGGCAAATTCGGCGGTCGACCGATCTCAGATCCGGGCCAGCTTCGTATCCTGGAACTGCGCTATGGCATTATCCGGGCCCAGGCTCTGACTCCAGAGGAGTCGAGGGTCTTCATCGAGCGAGTGCTGGGAGAGACATGA
- a CDS encoding DUF397 domain-containing protein, producing MIRKAAASEGTELEWFKSSYSSSSDGEDCVEVAATPRTIHIRDSKTPEGSRLGVTPRTWDAFVSYAASH from the coding sequence ATGATCCGCAAGGCCGCCGCTAGCGAAGGCACCGAGCTGGAATGGTTCAAGAGCAGCTACAGCAGCAGCAGTGACGGCGAGGACTGCGTAGAAGTCGCCGCCACCCCCCGCACCATCCACATCCGCGACTCCAAGACCCCCGAAGGCAGCCGCCTCGGCGTCACCCCGCGCACCTGGGACGCCTTCGTCTCCTACGCGGCCAGCCACTGA
- a CDS encoding DUF397 domain-containing protein, which produces MKDESSAVYGTELTWFKSSYSDSSDGNDCIEVATTWSKSSYSSSNNGEDCVEVAATPRTIHIRDSKYPDGDLLCVPPGTWAAFVTYAAAG; this is translated from the coding sequence GTGAAGGACGAATCCTCCGCCGTCTACGGCACCGAACTGACCTGGTTCAAGAGCAGTTACAGCGACAGCAGCGATGGCAACGACTGCATCGAGGTAGCCACGACCTGGTCCAAGAGCAGCTACAGCAGCAGCAACAACGGCGAGGACTGCGTAGAAGTCGCCGCCACCCCCCGCACCATCCACATCCGCGACTCCAAGTACCCCGACGGTGACCTCCTCTGCGTCCCCCCGGGCACCTGGGCCGCATTCGTCACCTACGCGGCCGCAGGCTAG
- a CDS encoding amidohydrolase family protein, which translates to METFPKIISVDDHTVEPPNVWRDRLPSRYRESGPRVVRAPLKEMTFLGGKFAPVMGAKGDDGPIGDWWVYEDLHRPLTRLDTAVGYDRDEIRLEVITYEQMRPGSYDVAARLADMDVNHVQSALCFPTFPRFCGQTFTEAPDRELALLAVRAYNDWMVEEWCGPDAHGRLVPLTLIPLWDAHLAAAEVRRNAARGVRAVAFSEIPPHLGLPSIHADAWDPFLAACDETGTVIAMHIGSSSRMPSTSPDAPPAVGSTITFANCCFSMVDWLMSGKFERFPNLKVMYAEGQIGWIPYILERADVVWEENRGWGGVADKVHRPPSELFADHVYGCFFDDAFGLRNLNAIGVGNVLYETDYPHSDSTWPKSKEVGEAQMGHLAPDVVDRIVRGNAIALLGLTGEGLWA; encoded by the coding sequence ATGGAGACCTTCCCGAAGATCATCTCGGTGGACGACCACACGGTGGAGCCCCCCAACGTCTGGCGGGATCGCCTCCCGTCCAGGTACCGGGAGAGCGGCCCGCGCGTCGTCCGGGCCCCGCTGAAGGAAATGACCTTCCTGGGCGGTAAGTTCGCGCCGGTCATGGGCGCGAAGGGCGACGACGGGCCGATCGGCGACTGGTGGGTGTACGAGGACCTGCACCGCCCGCTGACCCGCCTGGACACGGCCGTCGGCTACGACCGGGACGAGATCCGGCTCGAAGTCATCACCTACGAGCAGATGCGACCGGGATCCTACGACGTCGCCGCGCGCCTGGCGGACATGGACGTCAACCACGTCCAGTCCGCGCTCTGCTTCCCCACCTTCCCGCGCTTTTGCGGCCAGACCTTCACCGAGGCGCCCGACCGCGAACTCGCGCTGCTCGCGGTGCGCGCGTACAACGACTGGATGGTGGAGGAGTGGTGCGGCCCCGATGCCCACGGCCGCCTTGTCCCGCTCACCCTGATCCCGCTGTGGGACGCCCACCTCGCCGCCGCCGAGGTCCGCCGCAACGCCGCGCGCGGGGTACGCGCGGTCGCCTTCTCCGAGATACCCCCGCACCTGGGCCTGCCCTCCATCCACGCCGACGCCTGGGACCCCTTCCTCGCCGCGTGCGACGAGACAGGGACGGTGATCGCCATGCACATCGGCTCGTCCAGCAGGATGCCCTCCACCTCCCCGGACGCCCCGCCGGCCGTCGGCTCCACCATCACCTTCGCCAACTGCTGCTTCTCGATGGTCGATTGGCTGATGAGCGGCAAGTTCGAACGCTTCCCCAACCTCAAGGTCATGTACGCGGAGGGCCAGATCGGCTGGATCCCGTACATCCTGGAGCGCGCGGACGTGGTGTGGGAGGAGAACCGGGGCTGGGGCGGCGTGGCGGACAAGGTCCACCGCCCCCCGTCCGAACTCTTCGCGGACCACGTGTACGGCTGCTTCTTCGACGACGCGTTCGGGCTGCGCAACCTGAACGCGATCGGCGTGGGCAACGTCCTGTACGAGACGGACTACCCCCACTCGGACTCGACGTGGCCCAAGTCGAAGGAGGTCGGCGAGGCGCAGATGGGACACCTGGCGCCGGATGTGGTGGACCGGATCGTACGGGGCAACGCGATTGCCCTGCTGGGGCTTACGGGGGAGGGGTTGTGGGCGTAG
- a CDS encoding BTAD domain-containing putative transcriptional regulator, which translates to MDRDGGTRVPEQRAPVPPPQRARGDLVQAADEHGPAASGAGLRFGVLGPVRAWRGEQALPSGSPQQRALLAALLLRDGHTATAAELIDAIWGEDPPSQALAALRTYASRLRKVLDPGVLVSESGGYAIRAGAATLDLNEAQELANAAEKARTGGDQGRARALLNRALAHWDGEPLANVPGPYAENQRTRLSEWRLQLTETRLDLDLEAGCHAEAVSELTALTAAHPLRERLRELLMLALYRSGRQAEALAVYADTRRLLADELGVDPRPELARLQHRILRADEDLARPPADAPTSAPAPVRPAQLPASVPDFTGRASFVRELTSRLASAETTVMAVSALAGIGGVGKTTLAVHVAHAARPHFPDGQLYIDLQGAGAQATEPETVLGAFLRALGTPDPAIPDSMEERAALFRSTLDGRRVLVLLDNARDAAQIRPLLPGTEGCAALVTSRNRMVDLAGAHLVDLDVMSPDEALQLFTRIVGAERVCAEREAALDVVAACGFLPLAIRIAASRLASRRTWTVSVLAAKLADERRRLDELKAGDLAVKATFELGYGQLEPAQARAFRLLGLPDGPDISLAAAAAVLDLPEQETEDLLESLVDTSLVESAAPGRYRYHDLVRLYARSCAERDEQRPQERELALSRLLDFYLATASGVYALERPGDRLVDHLEPTGRDGVRFEDPHAAQDWMYAEAVPLLACVRQAASRPAFLRRAGDLLWAALDLAESGTNSKEYVASGAALQAAAHACGDVRAQGRVLTALANARHTAGGFDQADLDAAEGMRLSQLAGDSLPGCWAPNIRGVVALYQNRYAEGEQHLTTAIENYSRGGDRPGEASALCNLSRIHLAMGRTASAVALAQNGIDIYDGLGNSLRGANARYALGLALAKDGQYAEAVRRLREALEVFRDSRQHLWEGMALFRLAEVDFAARRPAQAAANAEMALTRLRGIGGDWRRGNVLTVLGRALDAIGQSGRAQVCWRESLELFDALGSPEAVTVRALLAPARAA; encoded by the coding sequence ATGGACCGTGACGGCGGGACGCGCGTTCCGGAGCAGCGCGCTCCAGTACCGCCGCCGCAGCGCGCGAGGGGGGACCTCGTCCAGGCGGCGGACGAGCACGGCCCGGCGGCGTCCGGCGCCGGGCTCCGCTTCGGCGTACTCGGACCGGTACGGGCGTGGCGGGGTGAGCAGGCCCTGCCGTCCGGCTCTCCGCAGCAGCGCGCCCTGCTCGCCGCCCTGCTCCTGCGCGACGGCCACACCGCCACCGCGGCCGAACTCATCGACGCCATCTGGGGCGAGGACCCGCCCTCCCAGGCCCTGGCCGCGCTCCGTACGTACGCCTCCCGGCTGCGCAAGGTACTGGACCCCGGGGTCCTGGTCAGCGAGTCCGGCGGTTACGCGATCCGGGCCGGCGCCGCCACCCTCGACCTCAACGAGGCGCAGGAGCTGGCGAACGCCGCCGAGAAGGCGCGGACCGGCGGCGATCAGGGCCGCGCCCGCGCGCTCCTGAACAGGGCGCTCGCGCACTGGGACGGCGAACCCCTGGCCAACGTGCCGGGCCCGTACGCCGAGAACCAGCGCACCCGGCTGTCCGAGTGGCGCCTCCAGCTCACCGAGACGCGGCTCGACCTGGACCTGGAGGCGGGCTGCCACGCCGAGGCCGTCTCCGAGCTGACCGCGCTGACCGCCGCCCACCCGCTGCGCGAGCGGCTGCGCGAACTGCTGATGCTGGCCCTGTACCGCAGCGGCCGCCAGGCCGAAGCGCTCGCGGTGTACGCCGACACCCGGCGGCTGCTCGCCGACGAGCTCGGCGTGGACCCCCGGCCCGAGCTCGCCCGGCTTCAGCACCGCATCCTGCGCGCGGACGAGGACCTGGCCCGGCCTCCCGCCGACGCGCCCACCTCCGCCCCGGCCCCGGTCCGCCCGGCTCAACTCCCTGCTTCCGTACCGGACTTCACAGGGCGCGCCTCTTTCGTGCGCGAGCTCACCTCGCGGCTCGCCAGCGCCGAGACCACGGTCATGGCGGTCTCCGCGCTGGCCGGCATCGGTGGCGTCGGCAAGACCACCCTCGCCGTGCACGTCGCCCACGCGGCCCGCCCGCACTTCCCCGACGGACAGCTCTACATCGACCTCCAGGGCGCCGGCGCGCAGGCCACCGAACCCGAGACGGTTCTCGGCGCCTTCCTGCGCGCGCTCGGCACGCCGGATCCGGCGATCCCCGACTCGATGGAGGAGCGCGCGGCCCTGTTCCGCTCCACGCTCGACGGCCGCCGGGTCCTGGTGCTGCTCGACAACGCCCGGGACGCGGCGCAGATCCGGCCGCTGCTGCCGGGCACCGAGGGCTGCGCCGCCCTCGTCACCAGCCGCAACCGGATGGTCGACCTGGCCGGCGCGCACCTCGTCGACCTGGACGTGATGTCCCCCGACGAGGCGTTGCAGCTCTTCACCAGGATCGTCGGCGCCGAGCGCGTCTGCGCGGAGCGCGAGGCGGCCCTCGACGTGGTCGCCGCCTGTGGCTTCCTGCCGCTCGCCATCCGTATCGCGGCCTCCCGCCTCGCCTCGCGCCGCACCTGGACGGTCTCCGTACTGGCCGCGAAGCTCGCGGACGAGCGGCGCCGCCTGGACGAGCTCAAGGCCGGTGACCTCGCGGTCAAGGCCACCTTCGAGCTCGGCTACGGCCAGCTGGAGCCCGCCCAGGCCCGCGCTTTCCGCCTGCTCGGCCTGCCCGACGGGCCCGACATCTCCCTGGCCGCGGCGGCCGCCGTCCTCGACCTCCCCGAGCAGGAGACCGAGGATCTGCTGGAGTCCCTGGTCGACACGTCCCTGGTGGAGTCCGCCGCGCCGGGCCGCTACCGCTACCACGACCTGGTGCGGCTGTACGCCCGCTCGTGCGCCGAGCGCGACGAACAGCGGCCGCAGGAGCGGGAGTTGGCGCTGTCGCGGCTGCTGGACTTCTATCTGGCGACGGCCTCGGGCGTGTACGCGCTGGAACGCCCGGGCGATCGCCTGGTGGACCACCTGGAGCCGACCGGACGCGACGGCGTGCGCTTCGAGGACCCCCACGCCGCCCAGGACTGGATGTACGCCGAAGCCGTCCCGCTCCTGGCCTGCGTACGGCAGGCGGCGAGCCGTCCCGCCTTCCTGCGCCGGGCCGGGGACCTCCTGTGGGCCGCCCTCGACCTCGCGGAGTCGGGCACCAACTCCAAGGAGTACGTGGCCAGTGGCGCCGCGCTCCAGGCGGCCGCCCACGCCTGCGGGGACGTACGGGCGCAGGGCCGCGTCCTGACCGCGCTGGCCAACGCCCGTCACACGGCGGGCGGGTTCGACCAGGCGGACCTCGACGCGGCGGAGGGCATGCGCCTGTCCCAGCTCGCCGGGGACTCCCTGCCCGGCTGCTGGGCCCCCAACATCCGGGGCGTCGTCGCGCTCTACCAGAACCGGTACGCCGAGGGCGAGCAGCACCTGACGACGGCGATCGAGAACTACTCCCGGGGCGGGGACCGGCCCGGCGAGGCAAGCGCGCTGTGCAACCTGTCGCGGATCCATCTGGCCATGGGCCGCACGGCCAGCGCGGTGGCCCTCGCCCAGAACGGCATCGACATCTACGACGGGCTCGGCAATTCACTGCGGGGCGCCAACGCCCGTTACGCGCTGGGGCTCGCCCTGGCGAAGGACGGACAGTACGCCGAGGCGGTCCGTCGGCTGCGGGAGGCCCTTGAGGTGTTCCGCGACAGCCGCCAGCACCTGTGGGAGGGCATGGCCCTGTTCCGCCTCGCCGAGGTGGACTTCGCCGCCCGGCGCCCGGCCCAGGCGGCGGCGAACGCGGAGATGGCGCTGACCCGCCTGCGCGGCATAGGGGGCGACTGGCGCCGGGGCAACGTCCTGACGGTGCTGGGCCGGGCGCTGGACGCCATCGGCCAGAGCGGGCGGGCCCAGGTCTGCTGGCGGGAGTCGCTGGAACTGTTCGACGCGCTGGGCTCGCCGGAGGCCGTGACCGTCCGCGCCCTGCTCGCTCCCGCGCGCGCCGCATAG
- a CDS encoding FadD3 family acyl-CoA ligase has protein sequence MRGDLEWGTIANLVRSAAGRHGEREAVVEGRSRISYAELGERVERAAAACVAAGVEPGDRVALWAPNTADWIVAALGAVSAGAVLVPLNTRFKGAEAAYVLRSSRARLLFITGTFLGTSYVASLRRATAEGPGTGPLPSLPHLEQVVVLADDAPDTFRTWKDFLAGGEGVAVDEVAARADAIATDAPCDIVYTSGTTGRPKGAVITHAQTLRCYAIWAELAGLREGDRYLIVNPFFHTFGYKAGVIACLMRGATMVPQPVFNAETALANIAAERVSVLPGPPTLHQALLDHPARDQYDLSALRLVVTGAAVVPLRLVERLRDELGVGTVLTAYGLSEASGIVTMCRRDDPAEVIASTSGRAIPGTEVRVLAAEGEPGEIEVRGFHVMRGYFEDPARTAEVIDEDGWLRTGDIGVLDGAGNLRVTDRIKDMFIVGGFNAYPAEIERLLGLHPAVADVAVIGVPDARLGEVGRAYVVRRPGSPATADDLIAWCRREMANYKVPREVEFVPELPRNASGKVVKGELRGR, from the coding sequence ATGCGCGGGGACCTGGAGTGGGGCACGATCGCGAATCTGGTACGGAGCGCGGCCGGGCGCCACGGCGAGCGGGAGGCGGTCGTCGAGGGCCGGAGCCGGATCTCCTACGCGGAGCTCGGCGAGCGCGTGGAGCGCGCGGCGGCCGCGTGCGTGGCGGCCGGGGTGGAGCCGGGCGACCGGGTCGCGCTGTGGGCGCCCAACACCGCCGACTGGATCGTCGCGGCGCTCGGCGCGGTGAGCGCGGGCGCGGTGCTCGTGCCGCTGAACACCCGGTTCAAGGGCGCGGAGGCGGCGTACGTCCTGCGCAGTTCCCGCGCCAGGCTCCTGTTCATCACCGGCACCTTCCTCGGCACCTCCTACGTCGCCTCGCTGCGCCGCGCCACGGCCGAGGGCCCCGGCACCGGCCCGCTGCCCTCGCTGCCGCATCTGGAGCAGGTGGTGGTCCTCGCCGACGACGCGCCCGACACCTTTCGCACCTGGAAGGACTTCCTGGCCGGCGGGGAGGGTGTGGCGGTCGACGAGGTGGCGGCGCGCGCGGACGCCATCGCCACGGACGCCCCCTGCGACATCGTCTACACCTCCGGCACCACCGGTCGCCCCAAGGGCGCGGTGATCACCCATGCCCAGACCCTGCGCTGCTACGCGATCTGGGCCGAGCTCGCGGGCCTGCGCGAAGGCGACCGCTATCTGATCGTGAACCCGTTCTTCCACACCTTCGGCTACAAGGCGGGCGTCATCGCCTGCCTGATGCGGGGCGCGACGATGGTTCCGCAGCCGGTGTTCAACGCCGAGACCGCCCTCGCCAACATCGCCGCCGAACGCGTCTCGGTCCTGCCCGGCCCGCCCACCCTGCACCAGGCGCTCCTGGACCACCCCGCCCGCGACCAGTACGACCTGAGCGCGCTGCGTCTGGTGGTGACGGGCGCTGCGGTGGTGCCGCTGCGCCTGGTGGAGCGCCTGCGGGACGAGCTGGGCGTGGGCACCGTCCTGACCGCGTACGGGCTCTCCGAGGCGAGCGGGATCGTCACGATGTGCCGCCGGGACGATCCGGCTGAGGTCATCGCCTCGACGTCGGGCCGCGCGATCCCCGGCACCGAGGTGCGGGTCCTGGCCGCTGAGGGCGAACCCGGCGAGATCGAGGTCCGTGGCTTCCATGTGATGCGGGGCTACTTCGAGGACCCGGCGCGCACGGCCGAGGTGATCGACGAGGACGGCTGGCTGCGCACGGGCGACATCGGCGTCCTGGACGGCGCGGGCAACCTGCGCGTCACCGACCGGATCAAGGACATGTTCATCGTCGGCGGCTTCAACGCCTACCCCGCCGAGATAGAGCGACTGCTCGGCCTGCACCCGGCGGTGGCCGACGTGGCGGTCATCGGCGTCCCGGACGCGCGCCTGGGCGAAGTGGGCCGCGCCTATGTGGTGCGGCGCCCCGGCTCACCGGCGACGGCCGACGACCTCATCGCCTGGTGCCGCCGCGAAATGGCCAACTACAAGGTGCCGAGGGAGGTCGAGTTCGTCCCCGAACTCCCGCGCAACGCGAGCGGGAAGGTGGTGAAGGGGGAGCTGCGGGGTCGGTGA
- a CDS encoding lipid-transfer protein, with protein sequence MATLKDATAIVGIGQTPFARRLPESEKTLACRAILAALDDAGIEASEVDAFASYTMEETDEVEVAKSIGAGDVTFFSKVGYGGGGSCATVGHLAAAIATGQAGVGVAWRSRKRGSGPRPWRNTAAQLPTPAQWTRPFGLLRPADEIGMLARRYFHEYGATRDHLFNVALACRNRANQNPAAIMYERPLTREMYMTSRWISEPLCLFDNCLETDGALACVVVSAERARDCRQRPVYVHSVAQGLPAQHHGMVNYWNDDPLTGPAWTAARHLWKQADFGPEDIDVAQIYDAFTPLIPLSLEGYGFCGRGEGGAFTEGGALEIGGRLPLNTGGGGLSEAYVHGFNLINEGVKQLRGAGTAQVPDAATCLVTAGEGVPTSALLLRS encoded by the coding sequence ATGGCCACGTTGAAGGACGCGACAGCCATAGTCGGGATCGGGCAGACGCCGTTCGCCAGGCGCCTGCCCGAATCCGAGAAGACGCTGGCGTGCCGGGCGATCCTCGCCGCCCTCGACGACGCGGGCATCGAGGCGTCGGAGGTGGACGCGTTCGCCTCGTACACGATGGAGGAGACCGACGAGGTCGAGGTCGCCAAGTCCATCGGCGCGGGGGACGTGACCTTCTTCAGCAAGGTCGGCTACGGCGGCGGAGGGTCCTGCGCGACCGTGGGACACCTGGCCGCCGCGATCGCCACCGGGCAGGCGGGCGTCGGGGTGGCCTGGCGCTCCCGCAAGCGCGGCAGCGGGCCAAGGCCGTGGAGGAACACCGCGGCCCAGCTTCCCACCCCGGCCCAGTGGACCCGCCCCTTCGGGCTGCTCAGGCCCGCCGACGAGATCGGCATGCTGGCCCGGCGCTACTTCCACGAGTACGGCGCCACCCGCGACCACCTCTTCAACGTGGCCCTCGCCTGCCGCAACCGCGCCAACCAGAACCCGGCCGCGATCATGTACGAGCGCCCACTGACCCGCGAGATGTACATGACCTCGCGCTGGATCAGCGAACCGCTCTGCCTCTTCGACAACTGCCTCGAGACGGACGGGGCGTTGGCGTGCGTCGTCGTCTCGGCCGAGCGGGCCCGCGACTGCCGGCAGCGGCCCGTGTACGTGCACTCCGTCGCCCAGGGCCTGCCCGCCCAGCACCACGGCATGGTCAACTACTGGAACGACGACCCGCTGACCGGGCCCGCCTGGACCGCCGCGCGCCACCTGTGGAAACAGGCCGACTTCGGCCCCGAGGACATCGACGTGGCCCAGATCTACGACGCGTTCACCCCGCTCATCCCACTCTCCCTCGAAGGCTACGGCTTCTGCGGGCGCGGCGAGGGCGGCGCCTTCACCGAGGGCGGCGCCCTGGAGATCGGCGGACGGCTGCCTCTCAACACCGGTGGCGGCGGCCTGAGCGAGGCCTACGTCCACGGCTTCAACCTCATCAACGAAGGCGTCAAACAGCTGCGCGGAGCCGGCACCGCCCAGGTCCCCGACGCCGCCACCTGCCTGGTCACCGCCGGTGAGGGCGTGCCCACCTCCGCCCTTCTGCTGAGGAGTTGA
- a CDS encoding OB-fold domain-containing protein, producing MLTPVPDDDGAPFWEYAARGELRVQACAAPGCGRLRFPPRPCCPHCRSFASEWRRVCGRGRLWSYVLPHPPLLPDYAAVAPYNTVIVELAEDPLIRLVGNVVAEPDAPLDSVDPARLRIGARVQVAFTEVDGVSVPRWLLERA from the coding sequence ATGCTGACACCCGTACCCGACGACGACGGCGCGCCGTTCTGGGAGTACGCGGCCCGAGGCGAGCTGCGCGTCCAGGCCTGCGCCGCACCCGGCTGCGGCCGCCTCCGCTTCCCGCCCCGGCCGTGCTGCCCGCACTGCCGATCCTTCGCGAGCGAGTGGCGCCGCGTCTGCGGACGCGGCCGCCTCTGGTCCTACGTCCTGCCCCACCCTCCACTGCTGCCCGACTACGCGGCGGTGGCCCCCTACAACACGGTGATCGTCGAGCTCGCCGAGGACCCGCTGATCCGGCTGGTGGGCAACGTGGTCGCCGAGCCGGACGCGCCGCTGGACTCGGTCGACCCCGCCCGGCTGCGGATCGGGGCCCGGGTACAGGTGGCGTTCACCGAGGTCGACGGGGTGAGCGTGCCGCGCTGGCTCCTGGAGCGGGCGTGA
- a CDS encoding enoyl-CoA hydratase/isomerase family protein, translating to MNVLVARDRESGVAVVTLDRPERLNAIDLETASQLAAIWRELRFDDAVRAVVLTGAGERAFCTGIDRAAQVAQPASPYSTDDPLLTIGPKANDLWKPVIAAVRGMACGGAFYLLGEAEFVVAADDATFFDPHTTYGMVSAYESMYLALRMPHGEAARLTLMGTAERMSARRAYEIGFVSEVTAPGAELEAAVRCAETIASFPTEAVQGTVRSVWAAQEAALAQAHSRAPAFVALGNLPPPRQAELFGARRSKDFRTR from the coding sequence GTGAACGTCCTGGTGGCGCGCGACCGGGAGAGCGGCGTCGCGGTCGTCACCCTGGACCGGCCCGAGCGCCTGAACGCGATCGACCTGGAGACGGCTTCCCAACTGGCCGCGATCTGGCGCGAGTTGCGGTTCGACGACGCCGTACGCGCGGTCGTCCTGACCGGGGCGGGCGAGCGCGCCTTCTGCACCGGGATCGACCGCGCGGCCCAGGTGGCGCAGCCCGCGTCGCCGTACTCGACCGACGATCCCCTGCTCACGATCGGACCCAAGGCCAACGACCTGTGGAAGCCGGTGATCGCGGCCGTGCGCGGGATGGCCTGCGGCGGGGCGTTCTACCTGCTCGGCGAGGCGGAGTTCGTGGTCGCGGCCGACGACGCCACGTTCTTCGACCCGCACACCACCTACGGCATGGTCAGCGCGTACGAGTCGATGTATCTGGCGCTGCGGATGCCGCACGGCGAGGCGGCCCGGCTCACTCTCATGGGCACGGCCGAGCGGATGAGTGCGCGGCGGGCGTACGAGATCGGTTTCGTCAGCGAAGTGACGGCTCCCGGGGCGGAGTTGGAGGCGGCCGTGCGCTGCGCGGAGACGATCGCCTCGTTCCCGACGGAGGCCGTGCAGGGGACCGTGCGGTCGGTGTGGGCCGCGCAGGAGGCCGCCCTCGCCCAGGCCCACTCCCGCGCGCCCGCGTTCGTCGCGCTCGGGAACCTGCCGCCGCCACGACAGGCCGAGCTGTTCGGCGCGCGCCGCTCGAAGGACTTCCGGACGCGGTGA
- a CDS encoding putative protein N(5)-glutamine methyltransferase, which yields MTVEPLSPATVVTRLRAAGCVFAEDEAELLLTTARDPAELAAMVERRSSGLPLEHVLGWARFHGLRIAVDPGVFVPRRRTEFLVQRALATADASRPVVVLDLCCGSGALGAALASALPLAELHAADIEPAAVRCARRNVAALGGRVHEGDLFDPLPPGLRGRVDILAANVPYVPSGEVALLPSEARDHEPLVALDGGADGLDIMRRVARAAPGWLAPGGTVLIETSERQAPGALSALEAAGLEAALFTSPALHAHVVTGTHTP from the coding sequence ATGACAGTTGAGCCGCTTTCCCCCGCCACGGTCGTGACCCGGCTGCGCGCCGCCGGGTGCGTGTTCGCCGAGGACGAGGCGGAGCTTCTGCTCACCACCGCGCGGGATCCGGCCGAACTCGCCGCGATGGTGGAGCGCAGGAGTTCCGGTCTTCCCCTCGAACACGTCCTGGGCTGGGCCCGGTTCCATGGTCTGCGGATCGCGGTGGACCCCGGGGTCTTCGTCCCGCGCCGGCGCACCGAGTTCCTGGTCCAGCGGGCGCTGGCCACCGCCGACGCGTCCCGGCCGGTGGTCGTGCTGGACCTGTGCTGCGGCTCGGGGGCGCTCGGCGCGGCCCTGGCGTCGGCGCTGCCGCTCGCCGAACTGCACGCCGCCGACATCGAACCCGCCGCCGTGCGCTGCGCTCGGCGCAATGTGGCCGCGCTGGGCGGCCGCGTCCACGAGGGCGACCTGTTCGACCCGCTCCCGCCCGGGCTGCGCGGCCGCGTGGACATCCTGGCCGCGAACGTTCCCTACGTACCCTCTGGCGAGGTCGCCCTGCTGCCGTCGGAGGCGCGCGACCACGAGCCGCTGGTGGCCCTGGACGGCGGGGCGGACGGGCTCGACATCATGCGCCGGGTGGCCCGCGCGGCGCCCGGCTGGCTCGCTCCCGGCGGCACGGTCCTGATCGAGACCAGCGAGCGCCAGGCGCCGGGTGCGCTGTCCGCGCTGGAGGCGGCGGGCCTTGAGGCGGCCCTGTTCACCTCCCCCGCCCTGCACGCCCACGTAGTGACCGGAACCCACACCCCCTGA